The following proteins are encoded in a genomic region of Oreochromis niloticus isolate F11D_XX unplaced genomic scaffold, O_niloticus_UMD_NMBU tig00007468_pilon, whole genome shotgun sequence:
- the LOC106097334 gene encoding butyrophilin-like protein 8 isoform X1 gives MWRKRLLGHWSVSAGLIVCVCRRQHVSELKGTHSSINAALQQDVQAKLGADVTLQCQISTDERISVLKWSRPDLNTDGYVYFYRNKRSYENYQHPSFHGRVKLRDPEMKDGDVSLILNNVTFNDTGMYECHIALRKPVRSKRAHTEISHFINLTVTGEMDKTMSEQQLKEKGATDGNMYDRKTETLSVQVVVVVIVLVTTVIGFMAFLRFKRSKEQFIAKPSDESEEMA, from the exons ATGTGGAGGAAACGGCTGCTGGGACATTGGAGCGTCTCTGCTGGACTTATAGTCTGTGTCTGCAG GAGGCAGCATGTATCCGAGCTGAAGGGAACACATTCATCCATCAATGCAG ctCTGCAGCAGGATGTGCAGGCGAAGCTTGGAGCTGACGTCACTCTCCAGTGTCAGATTTCCACAGATGAAAGAATCTCAGTGCTGAAGTGGAGCAGACCTGACCTGAACACAGACGGCTACGTCTACTTCTACAGGAACAAACGCTCCTATGAAAACTACCAACATCCATCTTTTCATGGAAGAGTGAAGCTGAGGGACCCggagatgaaggatggagacgtttCACTGATCCTGAACAACGTCACGTTTAATGACACTGGGATGTATGAGTGTCACATAGCATTGAGGAAGCCTGTGAGAAGTAAAAGAGCTCACACTGAGATCAGTCACTTCATCAACCTCACAGTCACAG GTGAAATGGATAAAACCATGTCGGAGCAGCAGCTGAAGGAAAAAGGAGCTACAGACGGAAACATGTATgatagaaaaacagaaactctgagtgttcaggttgttgttgttgttattgttctCGTCACTACTGTCATTGGGTTTATGGCATTTTTGAGATTTAAAAGAAGTAAGGAGCAGTTCATAGCCAAGCCTAGTGATGAGAGTGAGGAAATGGCCTGA
- the LOC106097334 gene encoding myelin-oligodendrocyte glycoprotein isoform X2 has translation MTSLIIFLYLSLIVSSIALQQDVQAKLGADVTLQCQISTDERISVLKWSRPDLNTDGYVYFYRNKRSYENYQHPSFHGRVKLRDPEMKDGDVSLILNNVTFNDTGMYECHIALRKPVRSKRAHTEISHFINLTVTGEMDKTMSEQQLKEKGATDGNMYDRKTETLSVQVVVVVIVLVTTVIGFMAFLRFKRSKEQFIAKPSDESEEMA, from the exons ATGACTTCTTTAATAATCTTCCTGTATTTATCTCTAATTGTTTCATCTATAG ctCTGCAGCAGGATGTGCAGGCGAAGCTTGGAGCTGACGTCACTCTCCAGTGTCAGATTTCCACAGATGAAAGAATCTCAGTGCTGAAGTGGAGCAGACCTGACCTGAACACAGACGGCTACGTCTACTTCTACAGGAACAAACGCTCCTATGAAAACTACCAACATCCATCTTTTCATGGAAGAGTGAAGCTGAGGGACCCggagatgaaggatggagacgtttCACTGATCCTGAACAACGTCACGTTTAATGACACTGGGATGTATGAGTGTCACATAGCATTGAGGAAGCCTGTGAGAAGTAAAAGAGCTCACACTGAGATCAGTCACTTCATCAACCTCACAGTCACAG GTGAAATGGATAAAACCATGTCGGAGCAGCAGCTGAAGGAAAAAGGAGCTACAGACGGAAACATGTATgatagaaaaacagaaactctgagtgttcaggttgttgttgttgttattgttctCGTCACTACTGTCATTGGGTTTATGGCATTTTTGAGATTTAAAAGAAGTAAGGAGCAGTTCATAGCCAAGCCTAGTGATGAGAGTGAGGAAATGGCCTGA